The Betta splendens chromosome 2, fBetSpl5.4, whole genome shotgun sequence nucleotide sequence TCAGTCACTGAATACTCACCTGGAGGCAGTGAAGCATTTTACAGACAGCTGTGACCAGTAAACATTAAAACGCTGTTGACGTCCATTGGTCAAACAGAGGAAGCTTCTGCTTCTTGTGACTTTTAGTTCTAACTCCAAACCTGTTGCTCGtctttaaatgaataaatcagctCTTCAACCGTTTGTTGCTGTTTACCCTGAAAACGAGCTTTTTCATTTTGAGCAGCTGTtggttctgttttgtttccgGACCTCGGGACAcgctgctccccctcctccccctcctcccccctcctccccctcacccgTATCGATGTGTGCGGGGGCGCGCGGGTATCGACGTGAGGCGAAGCGGAGGTGGGGGCGCGCGTGCCCGGGCGGGGGCGTGCCCGCAGCCTGTCGGCAGCCTATAAGCGGCCGGTGCCGGTTCGTCTCACCTGTCCTCGCGGCCACGGGCGGGTTCTGTGCTCAGCGGAGCGGCGGTGGTTCTGATGTTCAGCGACGGGAAGAAAACACGCAGACGTTTGGAATTTAACGCAAGTTTGGCTTAAAGTCAGTTCTTCAAACAGCGGGTGAGTAACGTCACGTTACTCAGTTGAGGCGCGTGCACGGCATTAACCCGCGTCCCCGCCCTCCGTCCGCAGCGTCATGACCCGGCAGCTGCTCCTCGTGCTGAGCGTCGGGCTCGTGCTGAAGGCGGCGGAGGCGCGCGTCAGGCTCAACCCCATCCGGACGCTGGTTCTGGGGGAGGGGCTGGCGCCGAACCGGAGCCTGTGGGAGCCGAGCCTGGTGCTGACGGTGAGTGTCCGGGCTCCAGTCCGAGGGTCGCGTGCCTTCAAAGGGTCGGCGGTGAATGAGAGGGGTCCTGTAGTTTTAGCTCAGACTTTATtcatgaactgtgtgtgtgtgcagctctacCAGTGCATGAGTGACCTGGAGTGTGAAGAAGGAAGCTACTGCCACAGCTCCACCAAAGGCCCGGCACGCTCCCACTGCCACGCCTGccgccggaggaggaggcgctgccgGCGGGACAGCATGTGTTGCCCTGGCAACCACTGCAGCAGCGGTAAGATGCCGAGTGAAGACTGAGTACTGAAgtttcctccagcctctgacTCCTCCGACTTCTCTGACTCCTCTGAATTTTCTGACTCCCCTGACTCTTCTGACTTCCCTGACTCCTCCGACTCCTCCTCTGACTTCTCTGACTTCTCTGACTCCTCCGACTCCTCTGACTTCTCTGACTCATCcgactcctcctctgactcctttGATTCCTATGACTTCTCTGACTCCTATGACTCCTCTGACTTTTCTGACTCCTCTGACTTCTCTTattcctcctctgactcctctgacttctctgactcctcctctgacccttctgactcctcctctgactcctcctctgcctcctctgactcctcctctgactcctctgaccTCTCGGACTCCTCcgactcctcctctgactcctttGATTCCTCTGATTTCTCTGACTCCttctctgactcctcctctgcctcctctgactcctctgactcctctgactcctctgactcctcctctgactcctctgacccctctgactcctcctctgactcctctgacccctctgactcctcctctgactcctctgactcctctgactcctcctctgatttctctgacccctctgactcctcctctgattcctctgacctctctgactcctcctctgactcctctgatTCCTATGACTTCTCTGATTCCTCTGACCCCTCTGACTTCTCTGACTCCTCCGACTCCTactctgactcctctgactcctcctctgattcctctgactcctccgactcctcctctgactcctctgacccctctgactcctcctctgactcctctgacttctctgactcctcctctgactcctctgacccctctgactcctctgacccctctgactccaactcctcctctgacccctctgactcctcctctgactcctctgactcctctgacccctctgactcctcctctgactcctctgacccctctgactcctctgacccctctgactcctccaactcctcctctgacccctctgactcctcctctgactcctctgactcctctgacccctctgactcctcctctgactcctctgactcctctgacccctctgactcctcctctgactcctctgacttctctgactcctcctctgcctcctctgacccCTCTGACCCCTCTGACCCCTCTGACCCCTCTGACTCCTTCCCGCAGGCCTCTGCGTCCCTGACTCCGTGGTGTTTGCTCGTCAGAGGACGCTGCTCATGGACGTGGGGGTGAGTCCTCCGTCTGAGGCGAAGccgtggaggaagaggaagcggaCGAACGTTAAAGGTGCGTGGCTGCTTGCGTTTGGACGAGGACTCCTCATGCTCGTGTCTCTAACCGCGTCCGCTCTTCTCCAGCTCAGGCCGGTGATTCCTGCCTCCGCTCCTCGGACTGTTCCGCCGGTTTATGCTGCGCTCAGCACTTCTGGAGCCGCATCTGTAAAGCGGTGCTGCGTGAGGGGCAGGTGTGCAgccagcagcgccgccggccgaggaggaggcagcgcctggaGCTGTTCCAGCGCTGCTCCTGCGGGAGTGGGCTTAGCTGCCAGGCGCTCCGGGACCCCGGCACCGAGGCCTCCTCTTCATCGccgccctcctcttcctcaccgcTGCTGGCGGCGGCTGCAAAGTCCAGGTTTGGGGCGTCCTCGTCGCCGCCGTCAACGTGGTCGGCGGCGAAGACCAGGCTTCACGTGTGCCAGAAAAACTAAGGCCGGCGAGggagcagacaggaggaggaggaggagctggaggagcaggaggaggaggaaggagcagacagcaggaggagcaggaggagcaggaggaggaggaggaggaaggagcagacaggaggaggagcaggaggaggaggagcagggcaggcctgagaggaggaggaatgagcagacagcaggaggaggagcaggaggaggaggaggagctggaggagcaggaggaggaggaggaggaaggagcagacagcaggaggaggaggaggaaggagcagacaggaggaggagcaggaggaggaggaggagccggaggaggaggagcaggagcaggagctggaggagcaggaggaggaggaggaggaaggagcagacagcaggaggaggaggaggaaggagcagacagcaggaggaggaggagctggaggaggaggagcagacaggaggagcaggaggaggaagaaggagcagggcAGGCCTGGgaggagcagctccacctgTTCCTCCCTGTAGGCTTCAGCCTGTTGCTCTGACGCTTCCAGTGTCTTCGTGCTAATGAGCTTCCTGTCGAGCTGCATTCACACGCGACCCGTGATGTGAAACTCTTTGTGGTTCGGATCTGGTTTCCTCCTGGTCGTCTAGACGAGCAGAAACCCCTTTAAGATCCGGTTTGGCCCCATTTGTGACAGGAAGAGCTGTAGAATAGTCTGTCCTGATGCCCGAGGCGTGAATCACCATCGACCTCTGACGGACGCTGGTCGTGGGATCGGCTGAAAACCTGCTGATCAGCTGCTCACCTGTCCAGGTGTAAGGGATGGGTTCTGATGGGGATCAGAAAACCTTCATTATCACGGACCGGCACCGACTGGGACTGGAGGCTCTGGGTCCACGTTGGAGCAGAGGACACGCCTCCATCCTCCTGGTCTCCTCTCTAAACGGGAACAGAAGCAGTGAATGACGCTTCAACCTTCAAATCGTAGCGTGTAGGACGATAATGAACCGGTAGAAACGTCCACGTCTCGTTTGGCTGTTGGCAGAtactggctctggttctggttctggttctgtggacGTGGGTGTAACCTTGGGACTTTTTCTAATGTGTAATCAACCCTCAGTTTGTGATTAAAAGGATTTTTCCTTTTCCATCATGAAAGTGTGTTTTCAGACCCGTCACTACGTCGAGTCGGCACCAGGACCGACTCGCAGTAGTTTGGATCAGTGTTTATCGTGGCCATTGATTCATTTCTGTCCGTATTTACTAAAACattctgatgtttttctttcattctcatTATAAAGCATGGCTACATTCTGAAGTTCAGTAAGAATGTTCTAATAAACCTGAGCCGACCCGGCCCGGAGCTGCTCCCAGAATCTGGGACATAAGGGAAACATCAGGTGTTTCACAGCATCTAAACCATCACCAACAACACGGCAAAATAAAATGAGCGTCAATGGTCACAGCGTGAATGAATGGAATTAATAC carries:
- the LOC114843902 gene encoding dickkopf-related protein 4-like — translated: MTRQLLLVLSVGLVLKAAEARVRLNPIRTLVLGEGLAPNRSLWEPSLVLTLYQCMSDLECEEGSYCHSSTKGPARSHCHACRRRRRRCRRDSMCCPGNHCSSGLCVPDSVVFARQRTLLMDVGVSPPSEAKPWRKRKRTNVKAQAGDSCLRSSDCSAGLCCAQHFWSRICKAVLREGQVCSQQRRRPRRRQRLELFQRCSCGSGLSCQALRDPGTEASSSSPPSSSSPLLAAAAKSRFGASSSPPSTWSAAKTRLHVCQKN